ACTCAACAGAGGATTGACGCTTCAAGAAATGTCCGATTCCAACTCGGTGCTTGCCCGTTGTTACACCGTTACACCACCATTCTCAGCCCTCAAGCCACGCTTACACCAGCGTGCTGAGGTGTTGAACCAGTTGATCCGCAACCACAACACCTTCAATGCGCTCAACAGGTTCTCCATTCTTAAATAAAACTAGCGTCGGTAACGCTTCAATGCCGTATTGAGTGGCGATCGCCGGATATACATCTGTGTTAATTTTGACGACTCGCATCCGCTGGCTCATTTTCGAATTCACCTGTTCGAGAATCTTAGCCATCATCTGGCAGGGGCCACACCAAGGCGCATAAAAATCGACTAACACTGGCAGTTCAGAATCCGCCAGCATGTCCTGAAAGTTGCTAAACCGCTTTTTGGTTGTCATTGCGATTCACCTTAATAACACTAGGCTTATAGTTCAATCCTAGTGGTCTGGCTCAGAATCGCCTAAGACGTACACAAATGTCTTAATCTCTATAGAGGTGTACGTTAAGAGGCTCGTAATTCATGACCGCATCTCCCCATGCTCAGTCCTTAAAAGGTCAAGTTGCCATCGTAACAGGGGCATCCCGTGGCATTGGTCGCGCTACGGCACTGGCGCTC
This window of the Synechococcales cyanobacterium T60_A2020_003 genome carries:
- the trxA gene encoding thioredoxin yields the protein MTTKKRFSNFQDMLADSELPVLVDFYAPWCGPCQMMAKILEQVNSKMSQRMRVVKINTDVYPAIATQYGIEALPTLVLFKNGEPVERIEGVVVADQLVQHLSTLV